The window TAATGAAGGAGTACTTCATAGTGAAATGATTTAGTCCTAATCCTAATCCCCCCACCCcctacataaaaaataaaaaaaagggaaCAAAATCATTTCCCATTTTTTGGATAAGTTCTTGGGCTCAGTCATGTTAGTGGGTAAAAATCATGGAtaacagaattcaaatctgaaTGAAGAGCTATGAGAAAAAAAACTATTACGTGATTTCTTTTCATCTGCCTAAGCCTTGGTAGGTAGAGTTACTCGGTACATGtactggtgggaggtagcaggtacaTGTGAAATAATGGAGGTGCAAATTTAGCTAGCCTATAGAAAACAAGTAATTAGGTTACTTAACTTTCTAGGTTATCTGAAGATATATTGAAAGGTGAAATAAAAGCTCACCTGCTATTTTGAATAGCTCTTCAAGTGTATCAGGTAGTATTATTAGCTTCCCATAATGCTCCTTCAATGAATTATTCTTTTTCATGTGAATGGTAACTCTCTTCTTTGTTGATTTTGTCCCTTTTGCACCAATACAGCTTGTGGAAGTAGATCTTCTATTGCTTGAATAAGAACAGCAGGGGACCTCATTTCTTGAATTCTTGAATTGACTACTCCTTATTTCTTCATCTAATCTAATGAAATTACCTTTCTTCTCATTTAACTCATTCTCATTTTCAAGATTTGATAACAACTCATTCATGCTTTTGTTTCCTTCATCTTCTGCTTGAGTTATTGCTATCCACCTTTTTGCGTCGAGTTGATGATCTTCATTACTGTCACCTTCATTTTCTACTTGTTTCTTAACTCTAGCTTCTAAATTTTGGATATTTATGCTAACCAGAGGTGTATCTTGTTGTAAAACATGAGGGGAGCATTCATCTTTTTGTCCAACATTTAACGAGTCGTTGAAGACTAAATTTTGCTCACTTTCTTGGTCCACAAAATCAAAGCCTCCAAAACTTTGCAGCTTCtatttttaagaaaaaagaaaataattgatattatatgtagaaaaaaaaagaaaaaccaaggagaaGTTGACTGAAAACCATTCATTCATATCTTTTTACACTCACCAGAACAAGATTCTTCATTATAATCTGTTCATCTTCTGGATTTGCTCGAATAATGTTCAAAAACGTTGTCGTCTTCAGGCGTAAAATTTGAGAAAGCTGTGTTGTTCTAACAGCATATGGTTGTGGTCTTCCAAATAAAACCCCTATTTCTCCAAATGATTCTCCAGCAACGGCTTTTCCAATGATCTGTTCGCGGACAGATTtcagaaaaaaataatattaggATAAAGTATTTGAATTCTATATTTAAAATGAACATAATGTTGTTGAGTGTTATACTTGTTCATTTCCATTGATATCTGCTAGCAAATCCTACAATAATACATAACTGATTAATAATATGAACTGCAAATCCTAGAGTTGAAGTAATTATTCACAATTTATTAACTTACCACTGCTCCAGTGACTATTATATACAATTCTGTTGGAGCCTCATTTTGTAGAATCACATCTTCCTTGGGAGGGAAGTACTCAGCTTCCATTTCAGGAACCTTAAAACAGGAATAAAATGATTTAACTTATATAGActgaaaatataaataatttttgcaCTATCAATGCATTTAATCCGTTTTACTAGGTAATTTGCTTTGTTTTTAAGGTTACTAATCCCATTTTTTTTATTGACAATTATCTATAGTTATATTTTTGTTGACCTAATAGTGTAAATATCTTTTACACTGTTAGGGCTCGTTTGATACGAGGGATGAGAGATAATTAATCCCAGgattgtagtgttatttttatcCCTATGGAGAATGGAATAACAATCCGGAATAACTAATAGTGGGATACTTGTTTCCCAACCAAACGACCACTTAATATATAGAAATTAAACTCTGTACATAACAGTTAATAATGAAGGTCATTGAGTTGGAGGTttgtgggggtggggggggggggtttgtgGGGGGGGGGTGTAGAACAGAAATTACCAGTTGGAAGAGCATGTCCCTGGAAACACCTTGGAACAGACTGATATTTTGAACTATTGGGATAAACAGGTAATTTGCAATGCTTGTTTTGATGGATTTTGGCAGGACATTCAATGTCTCATCTTGTTGTAATGCTTCAGTTTTGAACTTTAGACAGATATGAGACAGAATCTGATCTTGTATCCGCGGGGACAACTGATTCCGTTTTGCAAATTCTTGAGCTGCTTCAACTTTATCCCTCTACACAACAAAATCACAAagtttaatattaatttttgcaCTATCAGTATATTTTAACATGTTATAATACGTgctaaagagagagagagagcatacGAAATTTCTGGTGTAGCCGGTCTTGTGAACAACGAGATTTGTCATGTTTCCAATGATATAAGATGTCAATCCTAAGTTGAATAACATGTAAAAGATATCAAAGAGCATCTCTCTTGTATTTTCAGCATGTAAATCTCCATAACCAGTTGTTGTTAGTGTTACAATAGACCAATAAAGTGAAGTTATATATCTGTCCCATAGACTTTCTTCTTTGAAATTGGGATTTGATGCACCAATCCATGTCTTTTTAGTATCAGGATATCTATCTGCAATCACATAGTTAAAGCATCCAGCACAATGCACTGCAAATAAAGTTACCTGAAACAAAAGAAATGCATATTCTTTAGTAATGAATTAATATACAGACTTGACCTTTAGGACCCTATGCTTACATTATAACAGTAACTTACAGAGATCAATTTTGCATATCGCGTCCAAAAATAGTTAAAACGGATGTCCTTTTCAAGCCTGAAGGAAAGCAAAAACTGGCTTTATGTGAGAATATGGTTCAATGTGCAAGCATGAGAATTTGGTGCAATATGCAAAGCATTAAGAATATTTTAAGAAGAAATTACGCTGGACGGACCTTTTTAAAACTACCGTTTACATTATGTAAACATCAAGGAAAGTTCTATGAAAATAATTCCACATCAGAATTTTCAAGCACGCTGGTCAAAATTTTTTGTGAAAGCAACCGTCAGAATTTTATGACGATCACCATAGCTTGCAAAATTATGGCAAATGTCAGAATTCTGATGAATCACCATAAGACTTGCCCAAAAAATTTTGACGGGAGACTATTTTCCCAACTTCATTTTTATCGGGGTCAAAATTTACATGGTGGCACCAAATGATCCTATTTGTGTAAATCACTAATTATTTAAGTTAAATATACTGATagtgattatatatatatatatatatatatatatatatatattattagtgCAATGTAAATCACTACCAGTATAGTATATATGGTGTTGGAACCAACCTTGCAAACAAGGCACTAACTCTTCTAAGACGCCAAAGTCTGAGCATACTGAGCAATTTGAATCCAACTCCATCACTTTTTTTGTGATCAATAAAGAGGAAAGCATGAAATGGCACAGTGGAACAAACATCAAACATGAACCAGGTCGATAAATACCTGTAGTTAACCATGTATTAGAACGAGTCGCAGAAAGAGAATATTTGAAAGTTGCATATATACCTTATCGCTATCTTCTTGGGATCATCTACAAGAATATAGGATTCTGGATGAAGATAAGCCATGAAAAAGGTAAGGAAAATGTCAATAGCAAACAAGCAGTTGACAATGTTGTCAAATATGACAAAGCCATCTATTTTGTATTTCAGAAATGCAAACTCGAAAGGCGTAATCCAGGCCGTATATATGACAAGAATCAGTAGAAACATCTCCCAAGCCCTGTAAAATATGAGCTTTTCTGTTAAACAGTGCTAGTAGTATATATCCTGAAAAAGAGGATTTAAATTTGACGCTTATGTTCCTCTCACTATCGAATACATTGCACTTTTGCAACTACGGGTTGAGATTGTATAGTCAATCTTTTacatatatatttataaataaaTGAGGTGGGAAAAAAGGGTTATTAAACATTACCTGTAACGAGGATCGAAGGGCGAAATGATATATTTTCGAAGCTTTGTATCATGGTTGATTCTTGTTCCGAGAGAAGGAAGGAGATGATCATTGGAGAAGAACTCACAATTTTTAGTATAAGAAAATGacattttttatcttttattgtTGGTGGGGTTTGAAATTTTGGATGCTATAGTTACTAGAGTTTATTAAAAAACTAGTTTTTATTGGTGGTAAAGTGCTCTTTTGAAGAGCCTTATATATAGATATGATGAAAGTGAAGCTGTTGACTGTTGCAAGTTTAGTCACTAGTCAGCCTTATCTTTTTCGTTAGAATTATTCTTTTGATATGCTTTGAACTTATGGAAAGTGATTATGCAACTTCTGTGGTATCATTAACAAGAGTAaaggaagaaaaaagaaagaaagaaaaggaatggTTAATAAAAGGGAATACAATATTTGTTGAGTCGAGTTTGAACAAGAAAAGAGCGTAGTAGGCAGattcattatttaaatttaatgattacgATTTTTAAGATTTTAGTATAAACTCATTGTACCGCTAAAATTATGAGTCAAGATCTAATACTTGTTAAGATTTTACtagatttttacatataaatccaCATTCAATATCAAAAGTTATAAGTTCAGTTGAATACCATAAACGAAAGGCAACATTCGCCCCTAAAGCCCATCCTCGATCATGATTCCGATATGAACCATCTTCGATC is drawn from Nicotiana tomentosiformis chromosome 12, ASM39032v3, whole genome shotgun sequence and contains these coding sequences:
- the LOC104109130 gene encoding potassium channel KAT3 isoform X2, with protein sequence MSFSYTKNCEFFSNDHLLPSLGTRINHDTKLRKYIISPFDPRYRAWEMFLLILVIYTAWITPFEFAFLKYKIDGFVIFDNIVNCLFAIDIFLTFFMAYLHPESYILVDDPKKIAIRYLSTWFMFDVCSTVPFHAFLFIDHKKSDGVGFKLLSMLRLWRLRRVSALFARLEKDIRFNYFWTRYAKLISVTLFAVHCAGCFNYVIADRYPDTKKTWIGASNPNFKEESLWDRYITSLYWSIVTLTTTGYGDLHAENTREMLFDIFYMLFNLGLTSYIIGNMTNLVVHKTGYTRNFRDKVEAAQEFAKRNQLSPRIQDQILSHICLKFKTEALQQDETLNVLPKSIKTSIANYLFIPIVQNISLFQGVSRDMLFQLVPEMEAEYFPPKEDVILQNEAPTELYIIVTGAVIIGKAVAGESFGEIGVLFGRPQPYAVRTTQLSQILRLKTTTFLNIIRANPEDEQIIMKNLVLKLQSFGGFDFVDQESEQNLVFNDSLNVGQKDECSPHVLQQDTPLVSINIQNLEARVKKQVENEGDSNEDHQLDAKRWIAITQAEDEGNKSMNELLSNLENENELNEKKGNFIRLDEEIRSSQFKNSRNEVPCCSYSSNRRSTSTSCIGAKGTKSTKKRVTIHMKKNNSLKEHYGKLIILPDTLEELFKIAGERFGDYNLKKVVNAENVEIDELDVIRDGDHLYLLSTNVT
- the LOC104109130 gene encoding potassium channel KAT3 isoform X1, producing the protein MSFSYTKNCEFFSNDHLLPSLGTRINHDTKLRKYIISPFDPRYRAWEMFLLILVIYTAWITPFEFAFLKYKIDGFVIFDNIVNCLFAIDIFLTFFMAYLHPESYILVDDPKKIAIRYLSTWFMFDVCSTVPFHAFLFIDHKKSDGVGFKLLSMLRLWRLRRVSALFARLEKDIRFNYFWTRYAKLISVTLFAVHCAGCFNYVIADRYPDTKKTWIGASNPNFKEESLWDRYITSLYWSIVTLTTTGYGDLHAENTREMLFDIFYMLFNLGLTSYIIGNMTNLVVHKTGYTRNFRDKVEAAQEFAKRNQLSPRIQDQILSHICLKFKTEALQQDETLNVLPKSIKTSIANYLFIPIVQNISLFQGVSRDMLFQLVPEMEAEYFPPKEDVILQNEAPTELYIIVTGAVDLLADINGNEQIIGKAVAGESFGEIGVLFGRPQPYAVRTTQLSQILRLKTTTFLNIIRANPEDEQIIMKNLVLKLQSFGGFDFVDQESEQNLVFNDSLNVGQKDECSPHVLQQDTPLVSINIQNLEARVKKQVENEGDSNEDHQLDAKRWIAITQAEDEGNKSMNELLSNLENENELNEKKGNFIRLDEEIRSSQFKNSRNEVPCCSYSSNRRSTSTSCIGAKGTKSTKKRVTIHMKKNNSLKEHYGKLIILPDTLEELFKIAGERFGDYNLKKVVNAENVEIDELDVIRDGDHLYLLSTNVT